Part of the Apium graveolens cultivar Ventura unplaced genomic scaffold, ASM990537v1 ctg6924, whole genome shotgun sequence genome, TAAAGCAAATATAGTTGCTGATGAGATTGGGTCTTTAACTTTATGGAACCAGGGTTTGGTCATATAAGTGAAAAGGGTATGAAGTTGTTAACTTCGAAGGGGAACATTCTAGTGTTAAAAATGTGGAAATTGGGTTCCGTGAGCcatattttcttggaaaacaGAAATGTGTTACTTTTAAAAAATCAGGTAGGACCCCGAAACCTAAGAAGTTGAAGCTAGTTCATATAGATGTATATGTACAACGACAGTTGCGTCTTTGGGCGGATCTCACTACAATGTCACTTTAATTAACGATTTCACTAAAAAAGTATGGGTTTATTtctttaaaaataaattagatgTGTATTCTACTTTCAAGAAGTGGAATACTGAAGTTGAAAATCGGACCGATTTGAAGGTGAAGATTTTGATGTCAGATAATGATGGTGAATACAGTAGTGATGAGTTTAAAAGCTATTGAACAGAATTTGGGATTAGAGTGATTAAAAATATTCCAGAGACAacacaacaaaatggtgttgtagAGCGCATGAATAGAACCTTAAATGAGAGGGCCAATAGTATGAGATTACATGCAAAATTGCCAAATATGTTTTAGGAAGAAGTAGTTAAAATAGCAGTGTATCTCATAAATAGAGGACCTTCAAGTTCATTAAGGTTAAAGAATCCTGAAGAAGAGTGGCTGCAAAAGAAGGTAAATCTTTCACACTTGTAGATGAGTTTTTGGTTGTATTTCTTATATGCGTGTTAAATATTATTACATGGATAAAATGGATCTGAAAGCAAAGAAGTGCATCTTTATTGGTTATTGCTCAGATGACATGGGTTACTGTTTTTAGGATTAACTGACGAAGAAGGTCGTTAGAAGTGGAGATGTTACTTTTAGTGAGAATGCAGTGTATAAGGATAAACTTGTAGACGATTCTGAGTTTATAAAGGAACAACCTGAGAAATTGAAAGTAGTGCTTGAAGATATTAAATAAATAGATCTGCATGCAGGAAATAGTGGGAGTTGGTAGAATGTCCAGGACAGGGTTCCAATTATCCGACAGACTGAGGTAAGAAAATCTAGGATAATTATGAGGCCACCATAAAGATATCCTCCTCCAGTATATTATATGTTATTGGTGAGGACAAAGAGTCTCAGTGTTATTCAGAGGTAGTACATGTAGATAATTCAATTCAGTGGAAATCAGCCTTGGATGAAGAGATGAGTTCTCTTGAGAAGAATGAGACATGGTCTTTAACAGAGATACCAGCAGGGAATTAAGATTTACATAGTAAGTCGGTGTTCAGGATCAAAAAGAATATGATGGCAGCAAAAGATACAAGGTGAGGTTAGTAGTCAAGGGTTATCAACGGAAAAAGTGTAATTACTATATTGATATATTTTCCCCAGTTGTTAAGATGACTGCAGTTAGAATTATGTTAAGTATTGTGGCTGCAGAGGAGTTACATTTAGAGCAACTGGATGTTAAGATCGTGTTCTTACATGGTGATCTTGAGGAAGACATCTAAATGGTTCATCCAAAGGGATTTTAGGTAGTTGGGAAAGAAATCCTTGTTTGCAAGCTTATGAAAATCTTGTATGGTTTAAAGTAATCACCAAGGCAACAGTACTTGAAGTTTGACAGCTTAATGATGAAGAATGGGTGCACGAGGAGTGTATGGATCATTGTTGTTACTTTAAACAATTTGATTCATATTATATCATATATTTGttatatgttgatgacatattGATAACATGATTTAACATGAGGAAAATAAACAGGCTAAAGAGACAGATGTGGGATGTGGGATgagtttgagatgaaggatatgggtgcaACAAAACAGATACTTGGTATGAGAATCATAACGGATAGAGTTGAAGGTACTTTAAAATTATCTCAGAAGAAAGATTTGAGAAATTGTTGCAGATATTTAGTGTCCAGGATGCAAAGACCATAAGTAAATCATTGGCGAGTTACTTTAATCTCACGAAGAAGCAATCACCAAAAATGATGAAGAAAAAAAAGATATGGCTAAATTTCTCTTTGCGTTTGCAGTTGGCAATTTGATGTATGCTATGGTGTGTAAAAGGCCATACATTACTCATGTAGTGGGAGTCGTTAATAGGTTTTTGTCTAATCCAGAAAGAGAGCATTGGGAAGCAGTCAAGTGGTTATTACGCTACTTGAAAGGAACATCCAAGGCTGTATTATATTTCAATAAGAAAAATGTTATCGTCCAAGGATTCCCTGAAGCAGATTTGGGTGGATGTTTGGATACAAGAAAAAGTATAATGGGTTATATTTTTACTTTGGGTGGCACCGCAGTTAGTTGGATATCTCAACTTCAAAAGAGTGTTTCTCTTTCAACCACTGAAGCAGAATATATGCTATCTCAGAAGCTAGAAAGGATATGATTTGGTTGAACAGTTTTCTTGAGGAGTTGGGCAGGAAAGAGGGAGATAGTGCTTTGTATGGCGACAGTCAGAGTTCTATTCATCTTGTGAATAATCTTGTGTTTCTTGCTAGGAAGAAGCATATTTAGCTAGATATCACTTTACAAGAGAGTTGATAAGCAATGGTACTTTGTCCTTAAAGAAAATCCTTGCAGATATGTTCACTAAGGTGGTAACCAATAAAAAGTTGAAGCTTTGCGTAACTTCAACTCGCCTTCAAATTGATTGATGAGAGGGCGTTGCACTAGTTAGAGTTATTGATTAGAGTATTGATTATACTATATTCACAAGAGTGAAGTGAAGATGTCATCAGACTCCATGTTGAAGATTGTTGGGTTCGTGGAGTCTATTAATTAAGTCCATGAAAATATACTATTTAGATTCAGATTCAGGTTAGATTAAGGATTGGTCTACTTTTCACATTTGGAGTATTATTCGATTTAAACCCaatttcttctcttataaatactcatgcAATTATAAAATCATAACATAACGAATTGTGAGAGATAAATACAAAATTAGTGCggcttgtggagtaggaatttccgAACCACATAAATATTTGTCGTGTGTGATTGtcatttattttcttgttcttatTTATTCACTTTGGGTTTTGCTTTCATTGTTGTATAATCAATAATTGTAGATCTGTTTATTATAGCAGGAGATAATTTTGACAATAAGAAAAGTGTGTATCAAAGTAGAGAAAGAGAAAGGAATATTATTTTTTGTAGGGTAAAGAGTGTTAAGTGCAtcgtaaagtgaaaataattttttttcatattttgTACATTAATTTTTTTATTCTCTCTACAATTATATAACCTAAAAAAATAGGGCCCTTGTATGTTTAAGCCCAAGCCCTTTGTCACTACTATCCTAACGACCAGACTTgcttataaattttaaattttattctACAGTTTGGTTTTCCTTACTTCTATCTCATTTTATCATAAATTGTGATGCTTTATTTGATAATTTCTAAATGCTTTAACAATATGATGATAAGTTACATAGTTGTTTAACATATAAATATTATCAATTTTCCAATATTAAGAACACAACTTCTACTTACATAGATCGAAAATATAAATTCCTTTTAAGCTAATACTTATATTCAATCTAATTAGCTAATACACTCTGAAAATATAATATTGTAAAATCTAAATAGATTGCTAAAGTTAATTAATCTAATAAGATACCCACATAAAAATACATTAATTCCGACCCGATTAGTTCCTTTAACCATAAC contains:
- the LOC141703652 gene encoding uncharacterized protein LOC141703652 — its product is MTFAGVRDSILGEDIHKGNSEELAGSLFKAESRERKFIMGYDTDEEVVKIAVYLINRGPSSSLRLKNPEEEWLQKKDQKEYDGSKRYKVRLVVKGYQRKKCNYYIDIFSPVVKMTAVRIMLSIVAAEELHLEQLDVKIVFLHGDLEEDI